In Emys orbicularis isolate rEmyOrb1 chromosome 12, rEmyOrb1.hap1, whole genome shotgun sequence, one genomic interval encodes:
- the REM2 gene encoding LOW QUALITY PROTEIN: GTP-binding protein REM 2 (The sequence of the model RefSeq protein was modified relative to this genomic sequence to represent the inferred CDS: deleted 1 base in 1 codon), with the protein MALPPLGGLRGPRRGSLPLPPKHQLRREAAVEEPDSPPESPGGSPGGPYRVVLAGESGVGKTALAGIFGGLPDGAPREDEHPADTYERRLSVDEELTTLILYDIWDQGEAGGWLQESCLQTGDAFLLVFSVTDRRSFSRVPQTLLRLREGSPHPDPPVILVGNKSDLARSREVSLEEGRSLAVMLSCKHIETSAALHHNTRELFEGAVRQIRLRRHRPAGDGGPGPGPGGRRESLTKKAKRFLSSLVPRNGRFFKQRSKSCNDLSVL; encoded by the exons atggcGTTGCCCCCCCTGGGGGGGCTCCGGGGGCCCCGCCGGggcagcctgcccctgccccccaagcaccAGCTGCGGCGGGAGGCAGCGGTGGAGGAGCCGGACTCGCCCCCCGAGTCGCCG GGGGGGTCGCCGGGGGGGCCCTACCGGGTGGTGCTGGCAGGCGAGAGCGGCGTGGGGAAGACGGCGCTGGCCGGCATCTTCGGGGGGCTGCCGGACGGAGCCCCCCGCGAGGACGAGCACCCCG cggacACGTACGAGCGCCGCCTGTCGGTGGACGAGGAGCTCACCACCTTGATCCTCTACGACATCTGGGACCAG GGCGAGGCGGGCGGCTGGCTGCAGGAGTCATGTCTGCAGACGGGCGACGCCTTCCTGCTCGTCTTCTCGGTGACCGACCGGCGCAGCTTCAGCCGCGTCCCCCAGACCCTGCTGCGCTTGCGGGaggggagcccccaccccgacccccccGTCATCCTGGTGGGCAACAAGAGTGACCTGGCACGCTCCCGAGAGGTATCGCTGGAGG aggGCCGCAGTCTGGCCGTGATGCTGAGCTGCAAACACATCGAGACGTCGGCCGCGCTGCACCACAACACGCGGGAGCTGTTCGAGGGGGCCGTGCGCCAGATCCGCCTGCGCCGGCACCGGCCGGCTGGGGACGGGGGCCCGGGCCCAGGCCCGGGCGGGCGCCGAGAGAGTCTCACCAAGAAAGCCAAGCGCTTCCTCTCCAGCCTGGTCCCACGCAACGGCCGGTTCTTCAAGCAACGCTCCAAGTCCTGCAACGACCTCTCCGTGCTGTGA
- the RBM23 gene encoding probable RNA-binding protein 23 produces the protein MEPGVSNPLQEPSPADAMTPDDFDIVIEAMLEAPYKKEEAQAGPSKAPAEAPAAQPPEEQSKEVKKESASGSSSRKKRSRSREHRHSRDQERRRRSSRSRERRSRHRSRSRERRRGSRSRSRERRREERARYRSPPPPGRRFGHSKSPLYREKSPVREALGSLSPEERDARTVFCMQLAARIRPRDLEDFFSAVGKVRDVRIISDRNSRRSKGIAYVEFCEIQSVPLAIGLTGQRLLGVPIIVQASQAEKNRLAAMASALQKGSGGPMRLYVGSLHCNITKEMLRGIFEPFGKIDSIVLMRDPDTGQSKGYGFLTFAEAECARRALEQLNGFELAGRPMRLGHVTERLDGTTDISFPEGPEEPEPGAGGGLQLLAKLAEGSGIQLPAAAAAQAALQLNGAIPLSALNPAALTALSPALNLASQTLASQCLQLSGLFSSPGM, from the exons ATGGAGCCGGGGGTCTCGAATCCGCTGCAGGAGCCC aGCCCGGCCGACGCCATGACGCCCGATGACTTCGACATTGTCATCGAAGCCATGCTGGAGGCGCCCTACAAGAAGGAGGAG GCCCAGGCAGGACCCTCGAAGGCGCCGGCTGAAGCCCCAGCAGCCCAG cccccagagGAGCAGAGCAAGGAGGTGAAGAAGGAGAgtgccagcggcag tagCAGCAGGAAAAAGAGGAGTCGGAGCCGGGAGCACAGACACAG ccggGATCAGGAGCGGCGGCGGcgcagcagccggagccgggAGCGCCGGAGCCGCCACAGGAGCCGGAGCCGGGAGCGCCGGCGGGGGAGCCGTTCCCGGAGCCGGGAGCGCCGGCGCGAGGAGAGAGCGCGGTACCGCAGTCCTCCGCCCCCTGG GCGCCGGTTTGGACACAGTAAGAGCCCCCTGTACCGGGAGAAAAGCCCCGTGCG GGAGGCGCTGGGCAGCCTGAGCCCCGAGGAGCGGGACGCTCGCACCGTGTTCTGCATGCAGCTGGCCGCCCGCATCCGCCCCCGCGACCTCGAGGACTTCTTCTCCGCTGTCGGCAAG gtgcggGACGTGCGGATCATCTCGGACCGGAACTCGCGGCGCTCCAAGGGCATTGCCTACGTGGAGTTCTGTGAGATCCAGTCGGTGCCGCTGGCCATCGGGCTGACGGGGCAGCGCCTACTGGGCGTGCCCATCATCGTCCAGGCCTCCCAG GCAGAGAAGAACCGGCTGGCGGCCATGGCCAGCGCCCTGCAGAAGGGCAGCGGGGGGCCCATGCGGCTCTACGTGGGCTCCCTGCACTGCAACATCACCAAGGAGATGCTGCGCGGGATCTTCGAACCCTTTGgcaag ATTGACAGCATCGTGCTGATGAGGGACCCGGACACCGGCCAGTCCAAGGGCTACGGGTTCCTGACG TTCGCGGAGGCGGAGTGTGCCCGCCGGGCGCTGGAGCAGCTGAATGGGTTCGAGCTAGCCGGGCGCCCCATGCGTCTGGGGCACGTCACCGAGCGGCTGGACGGCACCACGGACATCTCCTTCCCCGAGGGCCCCGAGGAGCCCGAGCCTGGCGCCGGcggggggctgcagctgctggcaaAGCTGGCCGAAG gctctgggatccagctgccggctgctgctgcggctCAGGCCGCCTTGCAGCTGAACGGCGCCATCCCGCTGAGCGCCCTGAACCCTGCCGCCCTGACAG ccctgagcccggcGCTGAACCTGGCTTCGCAGACGCTGGCGTCCCAGTGCCTCCAGCTCTCGGGGCTCTTCTCCTCCCCGGGCATGTGA